The stretch of DNA acaagaaacgTGATATAACCCAAAATTCAGTGGCAAAGAACTTCCTATCAAACGTAAAGGGAATTCCTGCAATGCCATCACTCCCTTCAATGCCTTCAATGCCATCAATTCCTTCACTTTGGTCAAGTCAGACACAGGCGGCACCAAATACCGCACTTGCCCTTCCTGAATCTGATTATTCCCTTCTAGATATGCcgaatattgtgaaaaatttcctaaaggaAACAAGAGACCTCTATAACGATGTTGGAGCTTTTATTAAGGCAATTTCAGAAGCTTTAACAAATAGATCTTCATCATCTCAACTTCTTTCCTCCCCAATGGTGAGCACGAATAAaaccaaagaatttattcggaatgaaatacaaaaagtccgaaaagtgagaaatttcGTCCAGGAAACTCTTCAGAAAATCCGAGACATTTCTGCTGCTATTGTAAGTTTatcaaaacttctttttttttcaactaaaagacttagaaaatatttatttttaggccaaaaaagtaaaatcatCAGAATGTCTGTCCAATCTTACGGACATCAAAGGACTTGTATCAGACggaattaattgtttaaaggaaaaattcaatgatggAAAACGAATTATCCTCCAATTGTACAATAATTTACTAAAAGGACTCAAAATTCCAAATGACCTAATGGTTGAATTGAAGAAATGTGATACAAATCAAAACAATACTTTGGGAAGAATAATCTGCTATTTCTTGgtaatttatcaaattcacaaacaacattattttcttctcatgaaATAATactcaaattcttttcaaattagaCACCATTGCAACtggaaaaagaacaaattcttCTACCTGTAGAATTTATAAAGCGCATTCTTGAATTAACCCACTACTTTTCCACAATGAAAGAAGATCTTATCAACTGTGGCATCACAACAATTGCATCCATTAcgttaaaaatggaaaaatgtgcCGGTG from Lutzomyia longipalpis isolate SR_M1_2022 chromosome 1, ASM2433408v1 encodes:
- the LOC129793124 gene encoding uncharacterized protein LOC129793124 isoform X1, which codes for MTFLIILGAFLLVQIITASALGLPEQFKDLEDLHKESLAETYYHEGLNDGKTDEMVDIFKSLSNEFKFSDENLDVGEEKNYKKRDITQNSVAKNFLSNVKGIPAMPSLPSMPSMPSIPSLWSSQTQAAPNTALALPESDYSLLDMPNIVKNFLKETRDLYNDVGAFIKAISEALTNRSSSSQLLSSPMVSTNKTKEFIRNEIQKVRKVRNFVQETLQKIRDISAAIAKKVKSSECLSNLTDIKGLVSDGINCLKEKFNDGKRIILQLYNNLLKGLKIPNDLMVELKKCDTNQNNTLGRIICYFLTPLQLEKEQILLPVEFIKRILELTHYFSTMKEDLINCGITTIASITLKMEKCAGEMLEITKEISSQITVPELPNFNDYFSRKILPKGIN
- the LOC129793124 gene encoding uncharacterized protein LOC129793124 isoform X2 codes for the protein MTFLIILGAFLLVQIITASALGLPEQFKDLEDLHKESLAETYYHEGLNDGKTDEMVDIFKSLSNEFKFSDENLDVGEEKNYKKRDITQNSVAKNFLSNVKGIPAMPSLPSMPSMPSIPSLWSNMPNIVKNFLKETRDLYNDVGAFIKAISEALTNRSSSSQLLSSPMVSTNKTKEFIRNEIQKVRKVRNFVQETLQKIRDISAAIAKKVKSSECLSNLTDIKGLVSDGINCLKEKFNDGKRIILQLYNNLLKGLKIPNDLMVELKKCDTNQNNTLGRIICYFLTPLQLEKEQILLPVEFIKRILELTHYFSTMKEDLINCGITTIASITLKMEKCAGEMLEITKEISSQITVPELPNFNDYFSRKILPKGIN